The proteins below come from a single Agromyces flavus genomic window:
- a CDS encoding VOC family protein: MFENSIALATLAASDQERARKFWKDVFGLVPVRNDGMADFYVIGGVGVLIYESQFAGTNRATALSILTDDLDRDMAALRAKGVEFHEYDLPGIKTENGVVEMNGERGAWFDDSEGNIISLAQPNQMSMDEARAVMADARL; encoded by the coding sequence ATGTTCGAGAATTCCATCGCTCTGGCCACCCTCGCCGCCTCCGACCAGGAGCGCGCACGCAAGTTCTGGAAGGACGTGTTCGGGCTCGTGCCGGTGCGCAACGACGGCATGGCCGACTTCTACGTCATCGGCGGTGTGGGCGTCCTCATCTACGAGTCCCAGTTCGCGGGCACGAACAGGGCGACGGCGTTGTCGATCCTGACCGACGACCTCGATCGGGACATGGCCGCGCTCCGTGCGAAGGGCGTCGAGTTCCACGAGTACGACCTGCCGGGCATCAAGACCGAGAACGGCGTCGTCGAGATGAACGGCGAGCGCGGAGCGTGGTTCGACGACAGCGAGGGCAACATCATCTCGCTCGCCCAGCCCAACCAGATGTCGATGGATGAGGCGAGGGCCGTGATGGCCGACGCCCGCCTCTGA
- a CDS encoding NAD(P)H-hydrate dehydratase, with amino-acid sequence MTTGAWREWTAEDASAWLTAPTADDDKYRRGVLGVITGSPDFPGAAVLGVEAAHRTGVGMVRFTGPRAVRQAVLAARPETVAVPGRVQAWLLGSGMDADRRSFVLAGDLQHALASGEPIVLDAGGLDLVGSHSGPTVITPHARELARLLADRDIDGSVEQIEDDPAGSAARAAHELQVAVLLKGAVTHVCDPDGTRLTVTESTHWLASAGTGDVLGGIIGALAATHHERLAADATAITHLAATAAFIHSEAARRASDAWDGGPVTAMDVAGAVPRVIGGLLGR; translated from the coding sequence ATGACCACCGGCGCATGGCGTGAATGGACCGCCGAGGACGCATCCGCATGGCTCACCGCTCCCACGGCCGACGATGACAAGTACCGCCGTGGCGTGCTCGGGGTCATCACCGGGTCGCCCGACTTCCCCGGCGCCGCCGTGCTGGGCGTCGAGGCGGCGCATCGCACGGGCGTCGGCATGGTCCGCTTCACCGGCCCTCGCGCGGTGCGCCAGGCGGTCCTCGCCGCGCGTCCCGAGACCGTGGCCGTACCCGGGCGCGTGCAGGCCTGGCTGCTCGGTTCGGGCATGGACGCCGATCGGCGCTCGTTCGTGCTCGCCGGCGACCTGCAGCACGCCCTCGCGTCCGGCGAGCCGATCGTGCTCGACGCCGGAGGCCTCGACCTCGTCGGCAGCCATTCCGGACCGACCGTGATCACGCCCCACGCCCGCGAACTCGCGCGCCTGCTCGCCGACCGCGACATCGACGGCTCCGTCGAGCAGATCGAGGACGACCCCGCCGGTTCCGCGGCCCGTGCCGCGCACGAGCTGCAGGTCGCGGTGCTCCTCAAGGGCGCCGTGACCCACGTCTGCGACCCCGACGGCACACGACTCACGGTGACGGAGTCGACGCACTGGCTCGCGAGCGCCGGAACCGGGGACGTGCTCGGCGGCATCATCGGCGCGCTCGCGGCGACCCACCATGAGCGGCTCGCGGCCGACGCCACGGCGATCACCCACCTCGCCGCGACGGCCGCCTTCATCCACTCCGAGGCGGCGCGCCGGGCGAGCGACGCGTGGGACGGCGGCCCGGTCACCGCGATGGATGTCGCCGGCGCCGTTCCTCGGGTGATCGGCGGCCTGCTCGGCCGCTAG
- a CDS encoding NADH:flavin oxidoreductase/NADH oxidase, producing MSAATTPAPGAVRTDDVPALFRPIRIRELEIRNRVWVPPLCQYSVTELDGVPHDWHLVHLGSMAAGGAGLVIAEATAVSPEGRISDHDTGIWNDAQAEAWARVTRFIRSQGAASGIQLAHAGRKASVWQEHLRRPGSQPIEEGGWQTVAPSAIAFDGLREPVALDEDGILAVIEDFRTAARRAVEAGFDVIEVHAAHGYLVHQFLSPLSNRRDDRWGGPLENRARLLLELVRVVRAEIGERMPLFVRFSATDWAAGGWDEEQTATVARWAAEAGADFFDISTGGLMRDVQIPVGPAYQAAHAEFVAGRAGVSVSAVGRITTAAQAEALVASGAADAVMFGKAMMRDPHFALRAAYELGAGWAMWPPQYLRARAEVNDGEF from the coding sequence ATGAGCGCCGCCACGACTCCCGCGCCGGGCGCGGTCCGCACCGACGACGTGCCGGCGCTCTTCCGGCCCATCCGCATCCGCGAACTCGAGATCCGCAACCGCGTGTGGGTGCCGCCGCTCTGCCAGTACTCGGTGACCGAGCTCGACGGCGTGCCGCACGACTGGCATCTCGTGCACCTCGGGTCGATGGCGGCGGGCGGTGCCGGGCTGGTCATCGCCGAGGCCACCGCGGTGAGTCCCGAGGGTCGCATCTCCGATCACGACACCGGCATCTGGAACGACGCGCAGGCCGAGGCGTGGGCGCGCGTCACGCGATTCATCCGGTCGCAGGGCGCCGCCTCCGGCATCCAACTCGCGCATGCCGGCCGCAAGGCGTCGGTGTGGCAGGAGCACCTGCGCAGACCCGGGTCGCAGCCGATCGAGGAGGGCGGCTGGCAGACCGTCGCGCCGTCGGCGATCGCCTTCGACGGTCTGCGCGAGCCCGTCGCGCTCGACGAGGACGGCATCCTCGCCGTGATCGAGGACTTCCGGACGGCCGCGCGTCGTGCGGTCGAGGCGGGCTTCGACGTGATCGAGGTGCACGCCGCGCACGGCTACCTCGTGCACCAGTTCCTCTCGCCGCTGTCGAACCGGCGCGACGATCGGTGGGGCGGCCCGCTCGAGAACCGGGCGCGACTCCTGCTCGAGCTCGTCCGCGTCGTTCGAGCCGAGATCGGCGAGCGGATGCCGCTGTTCGTGCGGTTCTCGGCGACCGACTGGGCCGCGGGCGGATGGGACGAGGAGCAGACCGCGACCGTCGCCCGCTGGGCCGCCGAAGCGGGCGCCGACTTCTTCGACATCTCCACGGGCGGGCTCATGCGCGACGTGCAGATCCCGGTCGGGCCGGCCTACCAGGCGGCCCACGCCGAGTTCGTGGCGGGGCGCGCGGGCGTCTCGGTGTCGGCCGTGGGTCGCATCACGACCGCGGCGCAGGCCGAGGCGCTCGTCGCCTCCGGGGCCGCCGACGCGGTGATGTTCGGCAAGGCGATGATGCGCGACCCGCACTTCGCGCTGCGCGCCGCCTACGAACTCGGCGCCGGATGGGCGATGTGGCCGCCGCAGTACCTCCGCGCCCGGGCGGAGGTCAACGACGGCGAGTTCTGA
- a CDS encoding glycosyltransferase 87 family protein has translation MAEQVVGAAEGSERRTGGLRRRLGGRAALWIAFAVVHAVLVAVNLSGVGNALGDVTLVYRVWAETAQQGWVRMGIDVPWVYPILAFAPMTAALAFGSDFYGATWLGMVTMLDAIAFAVLLGVGTLSRRRRAAAWWWLAFLLLLGPIALGRIDAVTVPFAIVGLLWAAGRPRLAAAMLTIGAWIKVWPAALFAAVVVAVRRRGEVVIVGAALTVGILGVSLLAGSGANALGFIAEQAGRGLQVESPFAVPWLWWIVAGTSEATIVYDRDILTFQIAGPGAEVAAALTTPLMAIGVAVVLVAGIRAVRRGAPLVAVLPPLAVGFTTVLMVANKVGSPQFATWLAAPVVLGLVLGGSRYLVPAALAAAVAVLTHVIYPYWYGWLLIANPGFVLLLTVKVLLLLVLLAWAVRAVWQAGSARAPSRNPEA, from the coding sequence ATGGCGGAGCAGGTCGTCGGTGCAGCCGAAGGGTCGGAGCGCCGGACGGGCGGCCTCCGCCGACGGCTCGGCGGCCGCGCGGCGCTGTGGATCGCGTTCGCGGTCGTCCACGCCGTGCTCGTGGCCGTCAACCTCTCGGGTGTGGGCAATGCGCTCGGCGACGTGACGCTCGTCTATCGGGTCTGGGCCGAGACGGCGCAGCAGGGCTGGGTGCGGATGGGCATCGACGTGCCCTGGGTGTACCCGATCCTGGCGTTCGCGCCCATGACGGCCGCCCTCGCCTTCGGTTCGGACTTCTACGGGGCCACGTGGCTCGGGATGGTCACGATGCTCGACGCGATCGCGTTCGCGGTACTGCTCGGCGTCGGCACGCTGTCCCGTCGGCGACGCGCGGCCGCGTGGTGGTGGCTGGCATTCCTGCTGCTGCTCGGACCGATCGCGCTCGGTCGCATCGATGCGGTGACGGTGCCATTCGCGATCGTCGGATTGCTGTGGGCGGCGGGTCGCCCGCGCCTCGCGGCCGCGATGCTCACCATCGGCGCGTGGATCAAGGTGTGGCCCGCCGCGCTGTTCGCGGCGGTCGTCGTGGCCGTCCGCCGGCGCGGCGAGGTCGTCATCGTCGGTGCGGCGCTCACCGTCGGCATCCTCGGCGTGAGCCTGCTCGCCGGCTCCGGGGCGAACGCCCTCGGCTTCATCGCCGAGCAGGCGGGTCGCGGCCTCCAGGTCGAGTCCCCCTTCGCGGTGCCGTGGCTGTGGTGGATCGTTGCCGGGACGTCCGAGGCGACGATCGTGTACGACCGCGACATCCTGACGTTCCAGATCGCCGGTCCGGGAGCGGAGGTAGCGGCCGCGCTCACCACGCCCCTGATGGCGATCGGCGTGGCCGTCGTGCTCGTGGCCGGCATCCGGGCGGTTCGGCGCGGCGCCCCGCTCGTGGCGGTGCTTCCGCCGCTCGCGGTCGGCTTCACGACCGTGCTGATGGTGGCGAACAAGGTCGGGTCGCCGCAGTTCGCCACCTGGCTGGCCGCACCGGTCGTGCTCGGCCTCGTGCTGGGCGGTTCGCGGTACCTGGTGCCGGCCGCCCTGGCCGCGGCCGTCGCCGTGCTGACCCACGTGATCTATCCGTACTGGTACGGATGGCTGCTCATCGCCAATCCGGGATTCGTGCTGCTGCTGACGGTCAAGGTGCTGCTGCTGCTCGTGCTGCTCGCGTGGGCCGTGCGGGCGGTGTGGCAGGCTGGGTCCGCGCGCGCGCCGTCGAGGAATCCCGAGGCCTGA
- a CDS encoding HAD family hydrolase codes for MPPTNLPPISLAPRVVVFDYGEVISRAPSEADRAALVARSGADDADFWPAYWEHRDELDRGTLSIADYWAGVADRLGMSWSALDVHELWALDHRSWLSVDPATLAVLHALHEGGTRMALLSNAGADFAGWLRNGSFASLFEHVFVSGELGMIKPGADVYGHVMAELGIGPSELLFVDNKAVNVEGARAVGGDGHVFTDAAGLESWLRGLAA; via the coding sequence ATGCCCCCGACCAATCTGCCGCCGATCAGCCTGGCGCCCCGCGTCGTCGTCTTCGACTACGGCGAGGTGATCTCGCGTGCGCCGTCCGAGGCCGATCGCGCCGCGCTCGTCGCGCGATCCGGCGCCGACGACGCCGACTTCTGGCCGGCGTACTGGGAGCACCGCGACGAGCTCGACCGGGGCACGCTCTCGATCGCCGACTACTGGGCGGGCGTCGCCGACCGACTGGGCATGTCGTGGTCGGCGCTCGACGTCCACGAGCTCTGGGCCCTCGACCATCGCAGCTGGCTGAGCGTCGATCCCGCGACGCTGGCGGTGCTGCACGCGCTGCACGAAGGGGGCACGCGGATGGCGCTGCTCTCGAATGCCGGGGCCGACTTCGCCGGGTGGCTCCGGAACGGGTCGTTCGCGTCGCTGTTCGAGCACGTCTTCGTCAGCGGCGAGCTGGGCATGATCAAGCCGGGCGCCGACGTCTACGGCCACGTCATGGCCGAACTCGGCATCGGGCCGTCCGAGTTGCTCTTCGTCGACAACAAGGCGGTGAACGTCGAGGGTGCGCGCGCCGTGGGCGGCGACGGGCATGTCTTCACGGATGCCGCGGGGCTCGAGTCCTGGCTGCGAGGGCTCGCGGCATGA
- a CDS encoding thiamine-binding protein — protein sequence MLVAFSVAPSGTGRSDGSVHDAVAEAVRIVRESGLPNRTTSMFTEIEGEWDEVFRVIRDACDAVADYGSRVSLVLKADIRPGYTGEIEAKLDRLEAALENDG from the coding sequence ATGCTGGTCGCGTTCTCCGTCGCTCCGAGCGGCACCGGCCGCAGCGACGGCTCGGTGCACGACGCGGTCGCCGAGGCGGTGCGCATCGTGCGCGAGTCCGGGTTGCCGAATCGAACGACCTCGATGTTCACCGAGATCGAGGGGGAGTGGGACGAGGTGTTCCGGGTGATCCGCGACGCGTGCGACGCGGTCGCCGACTACGGCTCGCGCGTGTCGCTCGTGCTCAAGGCCGACATCCGGCCCGGCTACACCGGCGAGATCGAGGCCAAGCTCGATCGGCTCGAGGCGGCCCTCGAGAACGACGGCTGA